In Euphorbia lathyris chromosome 10, ddEupLath1.1, whole genome shotgun sequence, a single genomic region encodes these proteins:
- the LOC136208490 gene encoding major allergen Pru ar 1-like yields the protein MGVVSYETEIISTIPPSRIFIPVVLDFPQLLPKVLPQVIKSIDIIEGDGGVGSLRQINFGGEGFQSILLNFILLYIYLFCLWIKHVYVKERIEAIDEEKLTHSYTVIEGDVLMGKFEKITNEIKFEATPDGGSMIKSYSSYYTLGDHQIKDEEIQGGKDKSIGLFKALEAYLLANPDA from the coding sequence atgggAGTTGTAAGTTATGAAACAGAAATTATTTCGACaattcctccatccagaataTTCATACCTGTAGTGTTGGACTTTCCCCAACTTCTCCCCAAAGTTTTGCCTCAGGTTATCAAAAGTATCGACATCATTGAAGGAGATGGCGGAGTTGGATCTCTCCGGCAGATCAACTTCGGCGGCGAAGGTTTTCAATCCATTCTTCTTAATTTCATactattatatatttacttattttgtTTGTGGATCAAGCATGTATATGTGAAGGAGAGGATAGAAGCCATAGATGAAGAGAAGTTAACTCATTCATACACAGTGATAGAAGGAGATGTTTTAATgggtaaatttgaaaaaataacaAATGAGATCAAGTTTGAAGCAACACCAGATGGAGGGTCCATGATCAAGTCTTACAGTAGTTACTATACTCTTGGTGACCATCAGATCAAAGATGAGGAAATTCAGGGTGGAAAAGACAAATCAATTGGATTATTTAAGGCTCTTGAAGCCTATCTTTTGGCTAATCCTGATGCCTGa
- the LOC136208877 gene encoding probable LRR receptor-like serine/threonine-protein kinase At1g67720: MEIRLLLFSCLLFLLLEFVSAQMPGFVSLNCGAKENFTDELGLVWTTDENFIYGEPATISVANETRKQYNTLRHFPADSRKYCYTLAVISRTRYLLRATFLYGNFDSNNVYPKFDVSVGATHWSTIVISDANTIESAELIFRASSPSVSVCLSNATTGQPFISTLELRQFNGSMYYTDYENQYYLSLSARINFGAESEDPVRYPDDPFDRIWESDSLKKANYLVDVAEGTERVSTDMPIDVNTHERPPEKVMQTAVVGTNGSLTYRLNLDGFPGYGWAATYFAEIEDLRPSESRKFRLILPGHSDMSIPIVNIQENALGKYRLYQPGYPNVSLPFVLSFRFGKTSDSSMGPLLNALEVNKYLEKSDGSMDGEAIASVISLNTSADWAQEGGDPCLPVPWSWLDCTSDDRPRIAKISLSSKNLTGDFPSGLPKLNGLVELWLDGNNLTGPIPDFSGCANLEIIHLENNQLTGELPSSLASLPNLRELHVQNNLLSGSIPSDLLDKNIVLNYTGNLNLREGDGGKHVGIVIGASVGAAVLLLATIASWLFIRRGRTRSPDREHLRGSLTAQRLASTLNDSPAETACCFSFAEIEDATRSFEKKIGSGGFGVVYYGKLKDGKEMAVKVLTSNSYQGKREFSNEVTLLSRIHHRNLVQFLGFCQEDGRSMLIYEYMHNGTLKEHLYGPLTRGRSINWIKRLEIAEDAAKGIEYLHTGCIPAIIHRDLKTSNILLDKHMRAKVSDFGLSKLAVDGASHVSSIVRGTVGYLDPEYYISQQLTDKSDVYSFGVILLELMSGQEAISNESFGVNCRNIVQWAKLHIESGDIQGIIDPVLNNDYDIQSMWKIAEKALMCVQPHGHMRPSISEVLKEVQDALLIEKDSVVREGNSDELSRNSAHSSLNLGSFELGGSDNYLALDESVARPTAR; encoded by the exons ATGGAGATTAGGCTTCTCCTGTTCTCTTGTCTTCTTTTTCTCCTGCTTGAATTCGTCTCTGCTCAGATGCCAG GTTTTGTGAGTTTGAACTGTGGAGCCAAAGAAAATTTCACTGATGAACTCGGACTCGTATGGACTACTGATGAAAATTTCATTTACGGAGAACCTGCAACCATATCAGTTGCAAACGAAACAAGGAAGCAATACAATACACTGAGACATTTCCCTGCCGATTCAAGGAAGTACTGCTATACTCTTGCTGTCATAAGTAGGACAAGGTATCTTTTAAGAGCAACATTCTTGTATGGTAATTTCGACAGCAACAATGTTTATCCAAAGTTTGATGTCTCTGTTGGGGCAACTCATTGGTCGACAATTGTTATTTCTGATGCAAACACCATAGAATCTGCAGAGTTGATTTTTCGTGCTTCAAGTCCGAGTGTGAGTGTGTGTTTATCCAATGCTACAACAGGGCAGCCATTCATATCTACGCTTGAACTTCGCCAATTCAATGGTTCAATGTATTATACAGATTACGAAAACCAGTACTATCTTAGTCTTTCCGCGAGAATCAATTTTGGTGCGGAGAGTGAAGATCCAGTTAG GTATCCTGATGACCCGTTCGATAGAATATGGGAATCTGATTCTCTGAAGAAAGCAAATTACCTTGTTGATGTTGCTGAGGGTACTGAAAGAGTTTCAACTGACATGCCTATTGATGTCAACACGCACGAAAGGCCTCCAGAGAAAGTGATGCAAACTGCTGTAGTTGGTACGAACGGATCATTAACGTATCGGTTGAACTTAGATGGTTTTCCAGGTTATGGTTGGGCTGCAACATACTTTGCAGAAATCGAAGATCTTCGTCCTTCTGAGTCCAGGAAATTCAGGCTTATTCTCCCTGGTCACTCTGATATGAGCATACCTATTGTTAATATCCAAGAAAATGCTCTAGGGAAATATCGGCTCTATCAACCAGGATATCCAAATGTATCCCTCCCTTTTGTATTGTCTTTTAGATTTGGGAAGACGTCTGATTCATCCATGGGGCCACTTTTGAATGCCTTGGAGGTTAACAAGTATCTAGAGAAAAGTGATGGTTCCATGGATG GAGAAGCCATTGCTAGTGTCATTTCTCTCAATACATCAGCAGATTGGGCACAAGAAGGTGGTGATCCATGTTTGCCAGTTCCATGGTCATGGCTGGATTGCACCTCAGATGATCGGCCGAGAATAGCCAAAAT CTCCTTGTCCAGTAAGAATTTGACAGGGGATTTTCCTTCCGGCTTGCCTAAGTTGAATGGTTTAGTTGAATT ATGGCTTGATGGGAATAATCTAACTGGTCCAATACCCGATTTTAGCGGATGTGCAAATCTGGAGATCAT CCATCTTGAGAACAATCAGTTGACCGGTGAGCTGCCTTCCTCTTTAGCGAGCCTACCTAATTTAAGGGAACT GCATGTGCAAAACAACTTGTTATCTGGAAGCATACCATCGGACCTTCTCGATAAAAACATAGTTCTAAA TTACACTGGGAACCTTAATCTTCGTGAAGGCGATGGAGGGAAGCATGTTGGTATCGTTATTGGTGCATCAGTTGGAGCTGCTGTTCTGCTACTTGCTACAATAGCATCTTGGTTATTCATACGCAGAGGGAGGACGAGAAGTCCGGATCGAG AACATCTCAGGGGATCCCTAACGGCTCAAAGGCTAGCGTCTACTTTGAATGATTCTCCTGCAGAAACTGCATGTTGCTTCTCATTCGCTGAGATTGAAGACGCTACAAGAAGCTTCGAGAAGAAAATTGGTTCCGGAGGTTTTGGAGTAGTATACTATGGGAAATTGAAAGATGGGAAAGAAATGGCAGTCAAAGTTTTAACCAGTAATTCCTACCAGGGAAAGagagaattttcaaatgag GTGACACTTCTTTCGAGGATACATCACAGAAACCTGGTACAATTTCTAGGATTTTGCCAAGAAGATGGGAGAAGTATGCTTATTTACGAGTACATGCACAACGGAACACTCAAAGAACATCTTTATG GTCCATTAACACGAGGAAGAAGTATTAACTGGATTAAACGCCTTGAGATTGCTGAAGACGCTGCCAAAG GGATTGAATATCTTCACACCGGCTGTATTCCTGCCATTATCCATAGAGATTTAAAGACGAGCAATATTCTTCTCGACAAACACATGAGAGCAAAGGTTTCAGATTTCGGCCTTTCGAAACTTGCAGTCGATGGTGCTTCACACGTCTCGAGTATAGTTCGGGGCACTGTAGGGTATCTGGATCCAGA GTATTATATCTCTCAACAGTTAACAGACAAGAGCGATGTTTACAGTTTCGGGGTCATTCTTCTTGAGCTGATGTCCGGTCAAGAAGCCATATCGAACGAAAGCTTCGGAGTTAATTGCCGAAATATAGTACAATGG GCGAAGTTACACATCGAGAGCGGGGATATCCAAGGAATTATCGATCCTGTACTAAACAACGATTATGATATACAATCAATGTGGAAGATAGCAGAGAAAGCTTTGATGTGTGTCCAGCCTCACGGGCACATGAGACCGTCGATTTCTGAAGTACTCAAGGAGGTTCAAGATGCTCTCTTGATCGAAAAGGATTCGGTAGTGAGAGAAGGCAACTCAGATGAACTTTCTCGAAACTCTGCTCATTCGTCGCTCAACTTGGGTTCGTTTGAACTGGGGGGAAGTGACAATTACTTAGCCCTTGATGAGTCTGTTGCACGGCCAACGGCTAGATAG
- the LOC136209499 gene encoding nuclear transcription factor Y subunit B-10-like gives MAAEAPPASPGGGSHDSGDLSPRSHSNVREQDRFLPIANISRIMKKALPANGKIAKDAKETVQECVSEFISFITSEASDKCQREKRKTINGDDLLWAMATLGFEDYIDPLKIYLTRYREMEGDTKGSGKGGEASVRKDVQQSPNVQISYQGSFSQGVNHSNSQVQHMMVPMQGTE, from the exons ATGGCAGCCGAGGCACCACCGGCCAGTCCTGGCGGAGGCAGCCACGACAGCGGTGATCTGAGCCCCCGCTCTCACTCTAATGTCCGTGAACAAGATAGGTTCCTTCCTATTGCTAACATTAGCCGCATCATGAAGAAGGCTCTTCCTGCTAATGGTAAGATCGCTAAGGATGCTAAGGAGACTGTCCAGGAATGTGTCTCTGAGTTCATCAGCTTCATCACCAGCGA GGCGAGTGATAAGTGCCAGAGAGAAAAGAGGAAGACGATTAATGGTGATGATTTGTTGTGGGCCATGGCAACGTTAGGATTTGAGGATTACATTGATCCACTTAAGATTTACTTGACACGATACAGAGAg ATGGAG GGTGATACCAAGGGATCAGGAAAGGGAGGAGAAGCGTCTGTTAGAAAAGATGTTCAACAGAGTCCAAATGTCCAG ATTTCTTACCAAGGCTCCTTCTCACAAGGAGTGAATCATTCTAATTCTCAA